From Ammospiza caudacuta isolate bAmmCau1 chromosome 23, bAmmCau1.pri, whole genome shotgun sequence, one genomic window encodes:
- the DRD2 gene encoding D(2) dopamine receptor isoform X1: MDPLNLSWYDGDRNWSRALNASEAAHRPHYNYYAMLLALLIFIIVFGNVLVCMAVSRERALQTTTNYLIVSLAVADLLVATLCMPWVVYMEVVGEWRFSRIHCDIFVTLDVMMCTASILNLCAISIDRYTAVAMPMLYNTRYSSKRRVTVMIAVVWVLSFAISCPLLFGLNNTDEKECIIGNPAFVVYSSIVSFYVPFMVTLLVYVQIYIVLRRRRKRVSTKRSSHVLDSDTQAPLKDKCTHPEDVKLCTVIVKSNGSFQVNKRKVEAESHIEEMEMEMVSSTSPPEKTALKPTAPSNHQLIVPVASNRGNNSTLQAPLSSPGKVEKNGHAKESHHTAKVFEIHSLPNGKTRNLLKAVIRRKMSQQKEKKATQMLAIVLGVFIICWLPFFITHILNMHCDCNIPPAMYSAFTWLGYVNSAVNPIIYTTFNIEFRKAFMKILHC, encoded by the exons ATGGATCCCCTCAACCTCTCGTGGTACGACGGGGACAGGAACTGGAGCAGGGCCCTGAACGCCTCGGAGGCGGCGCACAGGCCGCACTACAACTACTACGCCATGCTGCTGGCCctcctcatcttcatcatcGTCTTTGGCAACGTCCTGGTGTGCATGGCAGTGTCCAGGGAGAGGGCCCTGCAGACCACCACCAACTACCTGATCGTCAGCCTGGCCGTGGCTGACCTGCTGGTGGCCACGCTCTGCATGCCCTGGGTGGTCTACATGGAG GTGGTTGGGGAGTGGCGGTTCAGCCGCATCCACTGCGATATCTTTGTCACCCTGGATGTCATGATGTGCACTGCCAGCATCCTCAACCTCTGTGCCATCAGCATTGACAG GTACACGGCCGTGGCCATGCCCATGCTCTACAACACCCGCTACAGCTCCAAGCGCAGGGTCACCGTCATGATCGCCGTGGTCTGGGTGCTCTCCTTTGCCATCTCCTGCCCGCTCCTCTTCGGCCTCAACAACACAG ATGAGAAGGAGTGCATCATTGGCAACCCCGCCTTCGTGGTGTACTCCTCCATCGTGTCCTTCTACGTGCCCTTCATGGTGACGCTGCTGGTGTACGTGCAGATCTACATCGTGCTGCGGCGGCGCAGGAAGCGCGTCAGCACCAAGCGCAGCAGCCACGTGCTGGACTCGGACACGCAGGCCCCCCTGAAG GACAAATGCACTCATCCAGAAGACGTCAAGCTCTGCACAGTTATTGTGAAGTCCAATGGGAGCTTCCAAGTTAATAAGCGCAAAGTG GAGGCAGAGAGTCACATAGAAGAGATGGAAATGGAGATGGTGTCCAGTACCAGTCCCCCTGAGAAAACGGCCCTCAAACCCACAGCACCAAGTAACCACCAGTTGATTGTGCCAGTTGCTTCTAATCGGGGCAACAACTCTACCCTGCAGGCacccctgagcagccctgggaaggtgGAGAAGAATGGCCATGCCAAAGAATCCCACCACACAGCCAAGGTCTTCGAGATCCACTCCCTGCCCAACGGCAAGACGAGGAACTTGCTCAAGGCCGTCATCAGGAGGAAAATGTCccagcagaaggagaagaaagccACGCAGATGCTGGCCATCGTGCTCG GTGTTTTCATCATCTGCTGGCTCCCCTTCTTCATCACTCACATCCTGAACATGCACTGCGACTGCAACATCCCGCCGGCCATGTACAGCGCCTTCACGTGGCTCGGCTACGTCAACAGCGCTGTCAACCCCATTATCTACACCACCTTCAACATCGAGTTTCGCAAGGCTTTCATGAAGATCCTCCACTGCTAA
- the DRD2 gene encoding D(2) dopamine receptor isoform X2, giving the protein MDPLNLSWYDGDRNWSRALNASEAAHRPHYNYYAMLLALLIFIIVFGNVLVCMAVSRERALQTTTNYLIVSLAVADLLVATLCMPWVVYMEVVGEWRFSRIHCDIFVTLDVMMCTASILNLCAISIDRYTAVAMPMLYNTRYSSKRRVTVMIAVVWVLSFAISCPLLFGLNNTDEKECIIGNPAFVVYSSIVSFYVPFMVTLLVYVQIYIVLRRRRKRVSTKRSSHVLDSDTQAPLKEAESHIEEMEMEMVSSTSPPEKTALKPTAPSNHQLIVPVASNRGNNSTLQAPLSSPGKVEKNGHAKESHHTAKVFEIHSLPNGKTRNLLKAVIRRKMSQQKEKKATQMLAIVLGVFIICWLPFFITHILNMHCDCNIPPAMYSAFTWLGYVNSAVNPIIYTTFNIEFRKAFMKILHC; this is encoded by the exons ATGGATCCCCTCAACCTCTCGTGGTACGACGGGGACAGGAACTGGAGCAGGGCCCTGAACGCCTCGGAGGCGGCGCACAGGCCGCACTACAACTACTACGCCATGCTGCTGGCCctcctcatcttcatcatcGTCTTTGGCAACGTCCTGGTGTGCATGGCAGTGTCCAGGGAGAGGGCCCTGCAGACCACCACCAACTACCTGATCGTCAGCCTGGCCGTGGCTGACCTGCTGGTGGCCACGCTCTGCATGCCCTGGGTGGTCTACATGGAG GTGGTTGGGGAGTGGCGGTTCAGCCGCATCCACTGCGATATCTTTGTCACCCTGGATGTCATGATGTGCACTGCCAGCATCCTCAACCTCTGTGCCATCAGCATTGACAG GTACACGGCCGTGGCCATGCCCATGCTCTACAACACCCGCTACAGCTCCAAGCGCAGGGTCACCGTCATGATCGCCGTGGTCTGGGTGCTCTCCTTTGCCATCTCCTGCCCGCTCCTCTTCGGCCTCAACAACACAG ATGAGAAGGAGTGCATCATTGGCAACCCCGCCTTCGTGGTGTACTCCTCCATCGTGTCCTTCTACGTGCCCTTCATGGTGACGCTGCTGGTGTACGTGCAGATCTACATCGTGCTGCGGCGGCGCAGGAAGCGCGTCAGCACCAAGCGCAGCAGCCACGTGCTGGACTCGGACACGCAGGCCCCCCTGAAG GAGGCAGAGAGTCACATAGAAGAGATGGAAATGGAGATGGTGTCCAGTACCAGTCCCCCTGAGAAAACGGCCCTCAAACCCACAGCACCAAGTAACCACCAGTTGATTGTGCCAGTTGCTTCTAATCGGGGCAACAACTCTACCCTGCAGGCacccctgagcagccctgggaaggtgGAGAAGAATGGCCATGCCAAAGAATCCCACCACACAGCCAAGGTCTTCGAGATCCACTCCCTGCCCAACGGCAAGACGAGGAACTTGCTCAAGGCCGTCATCAGGAGGAAAATGTCccagcagaaggagaagaaagccACGCAGATGCTGGCCATCGTGCTCG GTGTTTTCATCATCTGCTGGCTCCCCTTCTTCATCACTCACATCCTGAACATGCACTGCGACTGCAACATCCCGCCGGCCATGTACAGCGCCTTCACGTGGCTCGGCTACGTCAACAGCGCTGTCAACCCCATTATCTACACCACCTTCAACATCGAGTTTCGCAAGGCTTTCATGAAGATCCTCCACTGCTAA